A portion of the Drosophila innubila isolate TH190305 chromosome 3L unlocalized genomic scaffold, UK_Dinn_1.0 0_D_3L, whole genome shotgun sequence genome contains these proteins:
- the LOC117786876 gene encoding probable insulin-like peptide 5: MAKRKQTQLTVLSLSLPLLLPLLLLLMAVNSGKAVPTLQACGSGLHEALFAFCKGEFAEVIAHKRASLDPIDYVEQRNELDNVVESVESPWKHELRSILATRRLNRGVVDECCLKPCQYSEIKSYCLY; the protein is encoded by the exons ATGGCGAAACGCAAACAAACACAGCTGAcggtgttgtcgttgtcgttgccgttgttgttgccgttgctgttgctgttgatggcAGTTAACAGTGGAAAGGCCGTACCGACTTTACAGGCATGCGGTTCAGGTCTACACGAAGCTCTTTTCGCATTCTGCAAGGGCGAATTCGCTGAAGTTATTGCACACAAACGTGCCTCAC TGGATCCCATTGACTATGTGGAACAGCGGAACGAGCTGGATAATGTGGTTGAGAGCGTGGAAAGCCCTTGGAAACATGAATTGCGTTCTATTCTGGCAACCAGACGATTGAATCGCGGAGTTGTCGATGAATGTTGCCTGAAACCCTGCCAATATTCCGAAATTAAATCCTATTGCTTGTACTAA